In one window of Buchnera aphidicola (Cavariella theobaldi) DNA:
- the ftsY gene encoding signal recognition particle-docking protein FtsY — protein sequence MSNDKKNSFFSWLTNKISNNKISTKKVLKTDKEYKEGNCLNKKSIPNILAQEKNIQKKFLKTSTSLKTNNDDKIIDIDIIQDIKKNTQDNITKRNNIFLKLKNTLRKTQKIFSEGISNIFTSKKMDKLLFKTLEEKMLLADIGIDTTDYIINTLITESSRKDLQNSEQVYYFLQKKMYYILKKVDVPLKINNHIPFIILVVGVNGVGKTTTAVKLAKKYKSENKSVMLVAADTFRAAGVEQLKQLGEINNIPVISHQSGTDSSAVIFDAVQAAISRNIDILIIDTAGRLHNKLYLMEELKKNIRVIKKINSSAPHEIMLVIDASNGQNTLKQTENFHNALNITGIVITKLDGTAKGGVLFSIAHRFSIPIRYIGIGENITDLEVFNSKNFIKIIFDQK from the coding sequence ATGAGTAATGATAAAAAAAATAGTTTTTTTTCCTGGCTAACTAATAAAATTAGCAATAATAAAATTTCTACTAAAAAAGTTTTGAAAACAGATAAAGAATACAAAGAAGGTAATTGTTTAAATAAAAAATCTATTCCTAATATATTAGCGCAAGAAAAAAATATACAAAAAAAATTTCTTAAGACATCTACATCTTTAAAAACTAATAATGATGATAAAATTATAGATATTGATATTATTCAGGACATAAAAAAGAATACTCAAGATAATATCACTAAGCGAAACAATATTTTTTTAAAATTAAAAAATACTTTAAGAAAAACACAAAAAATTTTTAGCGAAGGAATAAGTAATATTTTTACTTCTAAAAAAATGGATAAACTTTTATTTAAAACTTTAGAAGAAAAAATGTTATTAGCTGACATTGGTATTGATACTACTGATTATATTATTAATACTTTGATAACAGAAAGCAGCCGAAAAGATTTACAAAATTCTGAACAAGTCTATTATTTTCTACAAAAAAAAATGTATTATATTTTGAAAAAAGTAGATGTACCATTAAAAATAAATAATCATATTCCTTTTATAATTTTAGTAGTAGGAGTAAATGGAGTCGGAAAAACTACAACAGCAGTAAAGTTAGCGAAAAAATATAAATCTGAAAACAAATCAGTGATGTTAGTTGCGGCGGATACCTTTCGAGCAGCAGGTGTCGAACAGCTAAAACAGTTAGGAGAAATAAATAACATTCCGGTTATATCACATCAATCTGGCACTGATTCATCAGCAGTGATATTTGATGCGGTACAAGCAGCAATATCAAGAAATATAGATATATTGATTATTGATACAGCTGGTCGTTTACATAATAAGTTATATTTAATGGAAGAACTTAAAAAAAATATCAGAGTAATAAAAAAAATTAATTCATCCGCTCCTCATGAAATTATGTTAGTAATTGATGCATCCAATGGACAAAATACACTTAAACAAACGGAAAACTTTCATAATGCATTAAATATTACTGGTATTGTAATTACTAAACTTGATGGCACCGCTAAAGGTGGAGTATTATTTTCTATTGCCCATCGTTTTTCTATTCCTATTCGTTATATAGGTATTGGTGAAAATATTACAGATCTAGAAGTATTTAATAGTAAAAATTTTATCAAAATAATATTTGATCAAAAATAA
- the rpoH gene encoding RNA polymerase sigma factor RpoH yields MINKVQILSVTPLGNLDAYIRLANLWPMLSYDEEKALTKRLRYNTDLDAAKILILSHLRFVIHISRHYSGYGLLQADLIQEGNIGLMKAVRRFNPEIGVRLVSFAVHWIKSEIHEYVLRNWRIVKVATTKSQRKLFFNLRKTKKRLGWFNQEEIEIVARELGVSSQDVKEMECRMSAQDVAFNPVPEEDYIDGKYHGIIPHLQDKTSNFAYGVEQDNWEEYAAAKLSNALLGLDERSRYIIYARWLDENKKNTLQAIANNYGISAERVRQLEKNAMKKLKIAIED; encoded by the coding sequence ATGATTAACAAAGTACAGATTTTATCTGTGACTCCACTTGGTAATTTAGATGCTTATATTAGATTAGCTAATTTATGGCCAATGCTATCATATGATGAAGAAAAAGCACTTACTAAACGTTTACGTTATAATACCGATTTAGATGCCGCAAAAATTTTAATTTTATCTCATCTCCGTTTTGTTATTCATATCTCTCGTCATTATTCAGGATATGGATTACTTCAAGCTGATCTTATACAAGAAGGTAATATAGGTTTAATGAAAGCTGTTCGTCGGTTTAATCCGGAAATAGGAGTTCGTCTTGTTTCATTTGCAGTTCATTGGATTAAATCGGAAATACATGAGTATGTTTTGCGTAATTGGCGTATTGTAAAAGTAGCAACTACTAAATCACAAAGAAAATTATTTTTTAATTTACGTAAAACAAAAAAAAGATTAGGATGGTTTAATCAAGAAGAAATAGAAATTGTTGCTCGTGAATTAGGTGTTAGTAGTCAAGATGTCAAAGAAATGGAATGTCGAATGTCAGCTCAAGATGTAGCATTTAATCCAGTGCCAGAAGAAGATTATATAGATGGCAAATATCATGGAATTATTCCACATTTACAAGATAAAACATCTAATTTTGCTTATGGAGTGGAACAAGATAACTGGGAAGAGTATGCTGCCGCTAAATTAAGTAATGCTTTGTTAGGTCTGGATGAACGTAGTCGATATATTATTTATGCGCGTTGGTTAGATGAAAATAAAAAAAATACTTTACAGGCTATTGCTAATAATTACGGTATTTCTGCAGAGAGAGTTCGTCAGTTAGAAAAAAATGCAATGAAAAAATTGAAAATAGCTATAGAAGATTAA